Below is a window of Comamonadaceae bacterium M7527 DNA.
TACATTGACGAGATCGACAAAATTTCCCGCAAGTCTGACAACCCATCCATCACACGAGATGTATCGGGTGAGGGCGTGCAGCAGGCCTTGCTCAAGCTGATCGAGGGCACTTTGGCGTCCATCCCGCCTCAGGGCGGGCGCAAGCACCCCAACCAAGACTTTTTGCAAGTCGACACCACCAACATTTTGTTTATTTGTGGCGGCGCGTTTGCGGGTCTGGAAAAAGTCATTGAAAGCCGTACCGAGGCTTCTGGCATTGGCTTTGGTGCTGTTGTCAAGAACAAGCAAGGTCGCAGCGTATCCGAGTCGTTCAGCGAGGTGGAGCCTGAGGACATGGTGAAGTTCGGCATCATCCCTGAGCTGGTGGGTCGCTTGCCTGTGGTCGCCACGCTTGAGGAGCTGGAGGAAGACCAACTCATAGACATTTTGACCACGCCCAAGAATGCCGTGGTCAAGCAGTTTGCCAAGCTGTTCGCGCTGGAAGACGCCGAACTAGACGTTCGCCCCAGTGCACTGCGTGCCATTGCGCGCAAAGCACTCAAGCGTAAAACGGGTGCACGCGGCCTGCGCTCCATTCTGGAGCAAGCGCTTATAGACACTATGTTTGAGTTGCCCAGCCTGGAAAACGTGAAGCAAGTGGTGGTGGACGAGACCACCATCGACGATGCCAAACCCCCTTTGCTGGTCTATCACGAAAAGCTAAAAAGGCCTAAGCTATGTCTGGACAAGAAGTTTTGCCATCTACTCCCATTGACTTGCCACTGTTGCCCTTGCGCGATGTGGTGGTGTTTCCGCATATGGTCATCCCCCTGTTTGTGGGGCGAGCCAAAAGCATCAAAGCGCTTGAGTCGGCTATGGCCGACGACAGGCGCATTATGTTGGTAGCCCAAAAAGCTGCGGCCAAAGACGAGCCCACTGCTGACGACATGTTCGCTATGGGCTGCGTGGCCAGCATTTTGCAAATGCTCAAGCTGCCTGACGGCACGGTCAAAGTGTTGGTGGAAGGTGTGCAGCGCGCCACCGTGAACCTCATCACCGACGGTGAAGTGCACTTTAGTGCCAACGTGGAGCCCATGGCCCCAGCCGTTGAGCGCCAGGCCAACGACGACACAGAGATAGAAGCCCTGCGCCGCGCCGTGATGCAGCAGTTTGACCAGTACGTCAAACTCAATAAAAAAATACCATCAGAAATTCTCACATCCATTTCAAGCATCGATGAGCCTGGCCGCTTGGCAGACACCATTGCCGCGCACCTGCCGCTCAAGTTGGAGTCCAAGCAGGAAGTGCTGGATTTGTGCCCCATCAAGGCGCGCCTGGAAAAGCTTTACAACCAAATTGAAGCCGAAGTGGACGTGCTCAATGTGGACAAGCGCATCCGCGGGCGCGTGAAGCGTCAGATGGAGAAAAACCAGCGCGACTTCTACCTCAACGAGCAAGTCAAAGCCATTCAAAAAGAATTGGGTGAGGGTGAAGAGGGCGCAGACATTGAAGAGATTGAGAAAAAAATCAAGCTCGCCCGCATGCCTAAAGAGGCGCGTAAAAAAGCCGACGGCGAGCTGAAAAAACTCAAACTCATGTCGCCTATGTCCGCAGAAGCCTCTGTGGTGCGCAACTACCTAGAGGTGTTGCTGGGCTTGCCATGGGCCAAAAAGTCAAAAGTTATTCATGACTTGGCTTTGGCCGAAGAAACGCTTAACGCAGACCACTTTGGCCTGGACAAAGTTAAAGAACGCATTCTTGAATACCTCGCGGTGCAACAACGCGTAGACAAAGTGAAAGCGCCCATTTTGTGCTTGGTAGGCCCACCTGGCGTGGGTAAAACCTCACTGGGACAGTCCATTGCAAAGGCCACAGGACGCAAGTATGTGCGCATGGCCCTGGGCGGCGTGCGAGACGAAGCTGAAATTCGTGGCCACCGCCGCACTTACATTGGAGCCTTGCCGGGCAAAGTGTTGCAAAACCTGTCTAAAACAGGCACGCGCAACCCCTTGTTCCTGCTTGACGAGATTGACAAGCTGGGCACCGACTTTAGGGGTGACCCTTCTAGCGCCTTGCTGGAGGTGTTAGACCCAGAGCAAAACCACACCTTTGGTGACCACTACGTTGAGGTTGACTTTGACTTAAGCGACGTGATGTTTGTGGCCACTTCAAACTCTATGAATATTCCAGCGGCCTTGCTAGACCGCATGGAAGTCATTCGTTTGAGCGGCTACACCGAAGACGAAAAAACCCACATTGCGATGCAGTACTTGCTGCCAAAGCAAATCACCAACAACGGCGTCAAAGAAGGCGAGCTGCAAGTCACTGAAGATGCGTTGCGTGACATCGTGCGCTACTACACACGCGAAGCGGGTGTGCGCTCGTTAGAGCGTGAAATCTCCAAGGTTTGCCGCAAAGTTATCAAGAGCTTGCTGCTGGGACAAGCCAAGCCAACCGTGGTGGTGAGTGCACAAAACCTTGATGAGTTTCTGGGCGTTCGCAAGTTCACATACGGCCGTGCCGAGCAAAAAAACCAGGTAGGTCAAGTGGTGGGTTTGGCCTGGACAGAAGTGGGCGGCGACTTGCTCACCATCGAAGCCGCGCTGATGCCAGGCAAAGGCGTTATCACACGCACAGGTTCGCTGGGCGATGTGATGAAAGAGTCGGTAGAAGCTGCACGCACAGTGGTGCGTAGCCGGGCCAACAACTTGGGCATTAAAGAGTTGTTTGACAAGCGCGACATGCACATACACGTTCCAGACGGCGCCACGCCCAAAGACGGCCCCAGCGCTGGCGCTGCCATGGTGACAGCATTGGTGTCAGCTCTCACGCAGATACCCATCAAGTGCACAGTGGCCATGACAGGTGAAATCACGTTGCGCGGCGAAGTCACAGCCATTGGCGGTCTTAAAGAAAAGCTGTTGGCAGCGTTGCGCGGTGGCATTGAAACCGTGCTTATTCCTGAAGAGAACGTTAAAGACTTGGCCGACATTCCAGACAACGTTAAAAGCGGTCTTGAAATCGTGCCAGTGAAGTGGATAGACCAGGTGTTAGAGAAAGCATTGGAGCGCTTGCCCGAGCCACTGAGCGAGGCAGAAATTGCTGCCGCAGCAGCAGCGCGCGCAGCGCCTTCGCAGGTACCAGCAACGGATGCAGTGAAGCACTAACTTTTTGTAAAAATTTTTAGGGTGACTTGCAAAGCACCCCAAAAATTGGTTATACTTCTAGCTTCAGCAGCAAACGATAGTTAAGCAGTTGAAAATGCGGGAATAGCTCAGCTGGTAGAGCGCAACCTTGCCAAGGTTGAGGTCGCGAGTTCGAATCTCGTTTCCCGCTCCAAATTATAAAAGGGAAGCTCACGCTTCCCTTTTTTGTCATAAGGCACAACCGCTCAACCGCAGGTTGTACGCCGACACATTTGGCGCGATAGCAAAGCGGTTATGCAACGGATTGCAAATCCGTCTAGCCCAGTTCGACTCTGGGTCGCGCCTCCACATTTCCCCAGTGCAATCAAGAATTGGACGTGCAGCCTGTCTGGCACGCCAATTGGCAGGTCCATGCAGCCCTTGTCATGGGTGTACTGTTTCGTGACCAAACCCTCAAGCCACAAGATCCGAGTGCAAACGTCATTTGCATGCAGTACTTCACATCGCCTGCCAAGGCATCCTGCGTGCGGCATGGGCTGGCATCCGGGCATGCGCAGACTGTTTTGAGACCAAGCGCACTGGCGTAGCAACCATGTGAATTGGCTGGGGCCTTAGCAGGCGCATGACCGAGGTTGTTGGTAGTGCGTTTTTTTTCGTCTTGAAATGCCTAAAGCGTGCTGTTAACGCCGTACTTGCGCAGACTTTGAGAAGTCAATATACTGTATAAAAAAACAGTATTTACAGCCGCAAAAAGCTGTATTCCCCCTCATCGTTTTGCAGCGCTTGGCGCTTGCTGGTTTGTCATTTCATGTCTGCTATTGCTCAGTTACTAGCACGCGGTCAAAGCGCAGCTTTGCACAAGGCGGCTGTGTTCGCGTGCGCGCCCCCGCGCGATGTCTTGCCAACGGGCAACGCGTCCGTTGATGCATTGCTGCCAGGTGGTGGTTGGCCCCAGGGTGCCTTGGTAGAGCTGATACAAAGCGGCACTGATAGGCTGGCCCCTACGCAGGCCGTATGCAGCTTGCTGTTGCCAGCGCTTATTCAATTGCAGCAAGAGCGGGTTGGTGTCGCAGCCCATGCTGCGCATGTGGCTTGGGTGGGCACGGTAGGGCACTCAGCGCTGGCGCAGTCGTTGAGTTTGTTTGGCCCGTCCTTGGTTGCCAAGGGCCTGGATGTGAGTCGGCTGGTGTGGGTGCAGCATGCGTCAGACAAAGCCAAGGCTTGGGCTGCGCAAGAGTTGCTGCGATGTGCTGATGTGGCGGGTGTGGTGGTGTGTTTGGCGCAGGCTGATGCACATTTATTGCGCCGTTTGCACTACAGCGCCGCACAGCATGGCAAGTATTTGTGGGCTATTAGGCCCGCGCAAGCGATGGCACATGCCTCACCGGCTGTGCTGCGCATGCAGTGGCGCGCAGGCGGGTGGTCTATGCTTGCGCAGCCTTTGGGCAGTGCTTTACAGGTGCGTAAACGTGTAGGACCCAGCACTCAAGCGGTGGTGTATTGCATGCAGGCAAGCACTGCTTTGCAGCAAGCTGTGCGCAGCACCAAAGCCATGCGCGGCTTGCGTCGCGCCAGCGCCAGCCCAGCGGTAAAGCCCAGTGTTATTTCTAGCCATAAAGCCCATCAAGTGGCTGCGTGAGCAGCCGCAGCACTGGAGTCCACGTCACCCGCTTTGGCAAGACGTGGCGTCGCTGTGCGCGTGCATCAGTCCGGCGGTTTACGTGCAAGGCGACTACTGGGTGATAGACACCCAGTCGGTGCAGCGCATGCACGGCGGCTACAACGCTGTGGTGCAACAGCTATTGGTTGCAGGCACGCAGTTGGTGCAATGCCCAGCTGGTATAGGCTGCGGGCCTACGGCTGCACAAGCTATAGCAAGGTTGCAGCTATGGGCGACACAACAGCCTGCAAGGCAAGTTGACCAGGGGCTTGCGCCAGCTGAGTTGCTTGCCGTTGACACACCTGAACCCGAGGCCTTGCCCATTGGGTTGCTGCAGCCTTGGCAGGCACACTTGAAAACAGTGCATGCGTTGGGTTGGTACACGTGGGGCGACTTGCGCCGTGTGCCACCAGCACAGGCCGCTAGACGCTTCGGACAGGCTGCAGTGCACGCGCTGGCGCAAGCGTTTGGTGATGCAGCGCATGGCCTGGCACCGTTGCCCAATGGCTTGCGATTTGACCAAAAGACAGCGCTAAAAGCGTTGGCCAGTGACGTGGCGCAACTACATGAAGCCGCGCAGCAGTTGCTATGTGATTTGTGCGCCTACTTGGCACAACACCATATGGCCGCTACGGTGGTGCAGTGGACATGGCACTTTGAGCCCAGTTTGCAAGCCAGCTCAGCCGGCTTAGCCCGTGAGCAACACATGCGCTTGCAAGCCAGTGAGGCCAGTGCAGACGTACAGGTGTGGCAGCGTTTAACCCATGCGCACTGGGAGCACCAGTGTTTAGACAGACCCGTTGAGGCCTTGTCACTGATGCTGTTGGCGCATCAAGTGCAGCACTATGCTGAGCCTGATTTGCTGGTGCAGCCATACACCAAAGCCGCCACTTATGCCGGCAGTAATTGGGCTGTTTGTTTAGATCACATACAGGCCAAGCTGGGCAATGACGCTGTGCGCGTGATGCAGTTGCACAACGAGCTAACGCCAGAGCAGCAATGCAGCTGGGTGGCTTATACGCCGCAGCATGGCCTGCAGCTTGCCGCTATGCGTGCAGGTGTCAAGCCTAAGCGCAAGAAAAAATCCAGCCATAAAGCGGGGTCTGGTACGGGTAGCACCCAGGTGGCTGAGCAGCAACCGGTGCAGTACCAGGACCAGCTGCTACACGCTGCACAAGTGCACAGCTGGCAAGGCTTGCGCCCCACATGGCTTCTTACGCCGGCATTGCGTTTGGTCGTGAAAAACCACATGCCGCACTACGGCTCAGAGCTGCGCTTGCTCATGGGGCCCGAGCGTTTGGAGTTGGTAGCGTGGTATTGCTTGGAGCGTGAACAGGCGGTGGTGCGCGACTACTATGTGGCCTGGGGCGAGCAGTGTGGGTTGGTGTGGGTGTTTAAAACCAAATCTGTGTTGGCGCAGCCGGCTACTGCGCCTGTAGCCTCGGTTGATTGGGTGTGGTACTTGCACGGTTTTTATGGATAGGCTGCAGCCCTATGCCGAGCTCATGGCCATGAGCCACTTTAGTTTTCAAATGGCTGCATCGTCACCACAAGACATGGTGCAACGCGCCCACGACTTGGGCTACAGCGCTATTGCGCTTGCCGATTGGTGTTCGGTAGCGGGCGTGGTACGTGCACATGTGCGCGCCAAAGAGCTGGGCATGGCGTTTATACCAGCCAGCAGTTTTGCCTGGCCAGATGGCTGGCGCCTGGTGGTTTTGCCACAAGACAAGCGGGGCTGGGGGCAGTTGTGTGA
It encodes the following:
- the lon gene encoding endopeptidase La, with the protein product MSGQEVLPSTPIDLPLLPLRDVVVFPHMVIPLFVGRAKSIKALESAMADDRRIMLVAQKAAAKDEPTADDMFAMGCVASILQMLKLPDGTVKVLVEGVQRATVNLITDGEVHFSANVEPMAPAVERQANDDTEIEALRRAVMQQFDQYVKLNKKIPSEILTSISSIDEPGRLADTIAAHLPLKLESKQEVLDLCPIKARLEKLYNQIEAEVDVLNVDKRIRGRVKRQMEKNQRDFYLNEQVKAIQKELGEGEEGADIEEIEKKIKLARMPKEARKKADGELKKLKLMSPMSAEASVVRNYLEVLLGLPWAKKSKVIHDLALAEETLNADHFGLDKVKERILEYLAVQQRVDKVKAPILCLVGPPGVGKTSLGQSIAKATGRKYVRMALGGVRDEAEIRGHRRTYIGALPGKVLQNLSKTGTRNPLFLLDEIDKLGTDFRGDPSSALLEVLDPEQNHTFGDHYVEVDFDLSDVMFVATSNSMNIPAALLDRMEVIRLSGYTEDEKTHIAMQYLLPKQITNNGVKEGELQVTEDALRDIVRYYTREAGVRSLEREISKVCRKVIKSLLLGQAKPTVVVSAQNLDEFLGVRKFTYGRAEQKNQVGQVVGLAWTEVGGDLLTIEAALMPGKGVITRTGSLGDVMKESVEAARTVVRSRANNLGIKELFDKRDMHIHVPDGATPKDGPSAGAAMVTALVSALTQIPIKCTVAMTGEITLRGEVTAIGGLKEKLLAALRGGIETVLIPEENVKDLADIPDNVKSGLEIVPVKWIDQVLEKALERLPEPLSEAEIAAAAAARAAPSQVPATDAVKH